In a genomic window of Aquila chrysaetos chrysaetos chromosome Z, bAquChr1.4, whole genome shotgun sequence:
- the MINAR2 gene encoding major intrinsically disordered NOTCH2-binding receptor 1-like, producing the protein MDFSVLPNSNHPDKFLQLEVKSLVKNSAFLQASLAKFPEAALPGVQRWHNRVYLQREKRNVTELPGLDSNGVSQEMIDKALGKHITPITLKSTIKSNPLYSDIQVDDDWEEKKKSPSWTVQDYDRHSLHSNLASHIKRRKTKAEL; encoded by the exons ATGGACTTCTCCGTTTTGCCAAACAGCAACCATCCTGACAAATTCCTGCAACTGGAGGTGAAGTCTTTAGTGAAAAACTCTGCCTTTCTACAAGCCAGCTTGGCAAAATTTCCAGAGGCAGCTTTACCTGGAGTGCAGCGGTGGCACAACAGGGTCTATTTACAG agagaaaagagaaatgtcaCTGAGCTGCCAGGCTTAGACTCGAACGGGGTCAGTCAAGAAATGATAGACAAAGCCCTCGGGAAACACATTACACCCATCACCCTGAAATCCACAATCAAAAGCAATCCCTTGTATAGTGATATCCAGGTGGATGATGactgggaggagaagaaaaagagcccTTCCTGGACCGTGCAAGACTATGACAGACACTCACTGCACTCTAACTTGGCCAGCCACATAAAG aggagaaaaacaaaagcagaactcTGA